In Nicotiana tabacum cultivar K326 chromosome 10, ASM71507v2, whole genome shotgun sequence, the DNA window TTCAAAAATGCAGCACGTGACTGATTTGTCTGGAAGAGAAACTATGGTTCGCATTACTGGTATGCTTTAGTGTGACATTTGTTTCTAGTAGTTGCTGATGCTATTATTTACATTTTTTGTTGTTAGGTTTATCATTTAAAGTTGTTGATTTCATTGTTTAATAGCTATATGGATGGACCTAGTTGATTTTGTTCAGCATCTAGCATCCTCTTGTTTTTGCCCtatgtatttaatttttttaaatttcttcaCTGTAGGTGTAGGTTTGAGATTTTTATAGCTATAGAATATCTAGAATCTCTAGTGCTAGGCATCCTTTAATTTGTCAAACGAAATGGTTTTAGGTGAAGGGAACTGAAAATTTGAGGTTACTTATAGCCAGTTTTACTAAAAGACATTGCTTATTTCGAAGAAGCGTGTGCTTCACTCAATGACGCCATCGAAAAATGGTCTTTCTTCGATCTTAACATGGGGAATTTGGATCAATATTGGCATTATTGCATTTTTGGATGCTATAAGAAGCTATGTCAAATGTACTTTGATTAGTATAGTATTAAAATCATGTTTGTCTGACAACTTTTTCGTAAATTGTGTGCTTCACTTCAAGTGCTCTTTACTTCTTGCTTTTCGCTTCAAGCTACATATACATTGTCGTTTGCATCTCAATTTATTATACACCATGGTTGCAGGTGGAATGAAGGTGAAGGCTGATAGAGATGAATCTTCTCCATATGCTGCCATGCTTGCAGCTCAGGATGTGTCACAGCGATGCAAGGTAGTGTGCTGTGTAGTTTTTGATTATGTATTATATCTTAAATTCTACTGAGCCATTAAACACATCAGATATCTAGGTGTGTAGTTCATATCTTCATCTGGGAAACTGCATTACGCACCAATTTtcatgaaagaagaaatgaggacTTTTTGCCAGGATGGTATAGACTTATGTACCTAGATTGAATGTTGGCTTCTATTTAAACAAGGTCATGAATTGGAGTTGTTGTATCTGATTTCACTGAGCCTGGAGATGTGCAAGGGGTGGTGTTTCTTTTGCTGCTGCATGACCAATAAAATGTGTGTCAAATTAAGCAGATAGTTTTTCTAGCAGTAAGAATCTTGAGACCTTTTTGGAGCTTCTGATTGCCTCCATTCTAGTCGAAGATTTTCCTGAACGTGTCCTACAGCTCATGACTTGGTTCCGCCAGCTAACCAAACAATGATAGTATAATATACAAGATGGCCTCCCACTTCGCCTTCTCTCTCCCCTCTTCAGGGGAAAGATGGTTTAGAGCCCTCTTTGTGTGAATTATACGTGTGTCCTAGGAGAAGATCCCCATCTGAATTGATGTGATGTGCATCTTCAATTTCCATACACTTTTACCATTGACAATTATATAATGGTTGATGATGCTTGGTCTACGTAAAAGATGCTTACTTTCGATTCGTTTAAGCCTTAAGGTTTTTAAAAGGTGGTAAGAAGTTTTGTATATGGTATTCCCTGTTGGCTATGGAATTTATTTAGAGTCCAAGTATGGCAATGCTAAGTTAATTGATGACTGAAGCTCTTGCATTCTTCCATCTTTCGTCCATTTAGTataatgtttataatttaatgGCATTATTCACTAATTTTTTATCAACAGGAACTTGGAATTAATGCTCTTCACATTAAGCTTCGGGCAACTGGAGGCAACAAGACTAAGACTCCTGGTCCTGGTGCCCAGTCTGCTCTTAGGGCTTTGGCTCGATCTGGCATGAAAATTGGACGTATAGGTACGATATTTGTTATAATCTTTGATTATTGTGCTCTAGTAATTGTCTGTGTGCATTACTATTGTTGTAAAATATAGTGGTCATTGCTTCCTGATCTTGTGTATCCTGGAATTTCAGTCTGTCTCCACTTAACTACGTTGTATTATTACATGTCGCATGCTAGCTATGAAGCTTAGACTCTTCAAAAAATTGTTGCAAGGTCTTGTTGGATCCTCTAAAAGTAGTGCATTTTGGAGGATCCGCCGCGGGTGCAGCAACATAGATTGTTAATGCAACTGTTTCCTTGGATTGTAATAAATCAcacattttactcatttttgttGTATCATTGCTATGTTATGAAAAACTCATTTTGCGTAATTTGCACTTTATTTTTTCTGTGCAGAGGATGTGACTCCAATTCCCACAGACAGCACTCGCAGAAAGGGTGGTAGAAGAGGAAGGAGGCTGTGAAGACTGTTCGTTTCTGCAGCATACTGCAACTTGGAGGATTTTGTTGTTGAGGATGCTCCTTTCAATTTCTATTTACAATTTATATTTAAATACTCTGTACCTGAGACTTTTTGTTTCAGACCACACTCATTTTGAGCTGGCCAGCTTTGCGAGATAATGAAATTTTCTTGAATTTGGCTTCGTTGATATTAGTAGGTTGAATGGTCAAAAATATGTAGACATTTCTTAATGTGTTGGTTGGTTAAGGCTTAATTTTATCCAATCTAAATGTGTCTATACGGCTGTCCTGATAAGTGCCGTGACACTGTTTGATGCATCATCATCAGCATGTCACAGTCAATATGAGCAAAGGGGAACATCCTCTGTTCTCTTTCAATCCATTATCAATTCAGTTTTCTTTCCATTTCTGTCCCTAAATTAAGGAGAGAGTAAGTGAAGAAGGATGTAAGAAGAGCAAACTAGCACGAAAGGGTGTTAATGAAGTAGGTGCAATTGTTGGGCGTTGAAATTCAAATTCTTGTAGAGGGTTAGTGATTTTTTTCATCGGTCTAATCTTGGGTCGATAGAGTTAGCTTATATTTGTGTTGGTGGAAGATAAAGACATACTCAATGGTATGGTTGAGGTGTTAggtcatttctttcatttgtatAAGAAAGTACATACTCGTTAGAATATTTGAGGTGTGTGAGCTAGTTCGTACACCAAATACATAAATTTAGCAATTACATTTAGATGGAGTGAGCTAACAATAGAAGTTCTAATGAGAAGATTTATTCATTTTTCAAGCATAAGtgctcttctctctctctccGAGCTAAAGTAACGATATCCAACATTTGACTGTGACTAATTTCCCAAAAAgttacaaattattaatttaaaatttagtaATTTAAAGAGTAGAATCTCGAATCAATAAAGTTCAAATCTTGGTGTCGTCTCTA includes these proteins:
- the LOC107760850 gene encoding small ribosomal subunit protein uS11y, which produces MSRRKTREPKEETVTLGPATREGELVFGVAHIFASFNDTFIHVTDLSGRETMVRITGGMKVKADRDESSPYAAMLAAQDVSQRCKELGINALHIKLRATGGNKTKTPGPGAQSALRALARSGMKIGRIEDVTPIPTDSTRRKGGRRGRRL